In a single window of the Betaproteobacteria bacterium genome:
- a CDS encoding cupin domain-containing protein, whose translation MKFSVSHLCDAHFEPRGLRSFFEYRDLGIREATDGKVLAHVIRAKPGASGVTGAHFHKLDFQMFYVVRGWIEFDYQGVGRVRAEAGSCVHQPPGIEHDEIAHSDDLELIEITLPAEFETVEVESSR comes from the coding sequence GTGAAATTCTCGGTGAGCCACTTGTGCGATGCGCATTTCGAACCACGCGGCCTGCGGTCGTTCTTCGAGTACCGCGATCTCGGCATCCGCGAAGCGACCGACGGCAAGGTTCTCGCGCATGTCATTCGCGCCAAGCCCGGTGCCAGCGGGGTGACCGGCGCACATTTCCACAAGCTCGATTTCCAGATGTTCTACGTTGTCCGGGGCTGGATCGAGTTCGACTACCAGGGGGTGGGCCGCGTGCGCGCCGAGGCGGGCAGCTGCGTGCACCAGCCTCCAGGCATCGAGCACGACGAGATCGCACATTCGGACGACCTGGAGCTGATCGAGATCACCTTGCCGGCGGAGTTCGAGACGGTAGAGGTCGAATCCTCGCGCTAG